A segment of the Odoribacter splanchnicus DSM 20712 genome:
TTACATTCGGATCGTCGTTTACCTTAATTTCGAAACGACCGTCAACGTTGGTCGCCATCCCGGAGGAAGTGCCTTTGACAAGGACCGAAACGCCCGGTAACGGCATACCATCCCTATCTTTCACCACGCCGCGCACCGTCCGCTTCTCTGCTTGCGGTAAATCGACATTATTCACCGTCACAGCCCGCTTGATGGCAACGACGCCGTTCACGATTTCATACGTGTAGCCGGGACCTTCGAGCAAACGACTCAAAATCGTGTTGATTTCTACGTTCTGCAAATCAAGCGTGATGCCTTTGATTTGCTCCAGTTCCCTGCCGTTATACAGGAAACCGATGCCGGTAAGCCGTTCAATCTGCTGGATGCAGCTTTTCAAATCGGCATTTTCCATCCGGAAACGGGCAACGCGCTGGGCACTGATTTCCGAGAACACATTAAAATGACAGACCAATAGCAGAAAAAACAAACATTTCATCACCATGATGAGTTTTTTTCTCCATTGAAGGGAAATCGGCGCTCGTCCGACTTCCAAATTCGGATGTTTTTCCATAATTTTGTAAAACTTTAAAGTTAATAATCAGAGAGGGGATGACAGCTAATGTGGTAGTTACTATCGCTCCTCTTTTATTGTATAAAAATTGTATTTCCTTTCCGTTCAAAGTGCAGGGGACTGACATTCTCCATCAAGTCGAGAATGACCTGCAGGTTTTCAAACCGCGGTAACTTACCGGTGAAGACTTCTCTGCGCACGGCATCATTGGTATAAAACACATCGATGTGGTACCAGCGTTGCAGAATTGTGAAAATTTCTTCCACGGAGGTATTATCGAAGCGAAACTCTCCACGGATCCAGGCTGTAAACAGTTCTGTATCCACTTCTTTCACTTCCACGTTACCGGTCTGACGGTCGCACACCGCCTGCCGTCCCGGAAGAAGCTCTATGCTTTCGCGGGTGTGGACATCCGTCATCTCCACTTTACCGATGCAAAGGGTCGTTGCCCAACTGTCATCGTCGTCATATGCTTTCACATTGAAAGAGGTGCCCAACACTTTCACCTCATAGTTGTCGATTTTAACGTAAAAAGGACGCTGTGCATCGGGCTTTACCTCGAAAAAGGCTTCGCCTTTCAACTCCACGCAACGGGTATTGCCATTGAAACGGGTCGGGTATTTCAATTCCGACATAGCATTCAGCCACACTTTTGTGCCGTCTGCCAAAGTCAGGGAATATTCACCACCGCAGGGTGTACGGATCAAATGTTGCGAAACAGGCATCGAATTCTCGTCGGAGCCGGTATAATCTACCGTATTGCCGGCAATGACGACCTTTTCCTGTTCGCTTTCCAGTGTTTTCTGCATATCCGGCAAGAGTTCCACAGCCGAACCGTCTGCCAGCACCAACTCGGCACGTCGGATTCCCGGTTCGATTTTTTCAATGGTTTCTGTTACACGAGGCTGAGATTCCGTCCGGGGAAAGAGTAGCCACACGCCCGCCACAATCGCCACGACAGCCGCATAAGGCAGACTCCACCGCACAACACGCCGGAGGGCGTAACGCTGTAATAATTTCCGGTTGTACGCCAACGCCCGCTCCGTATCAACGGCCGCCAATTCATCGAAATGCCGCCGGAGAGCCCCCGGTTCCGCCAAACGACGATAGAGTTGTTCGTGGCTTTCCTCTTCCTGTCGCCACTCCTCCAGCATCTGCCGCTCATCGGCCGTCAATTCGTCCCACTTTTCACGCACTAATAAATCCCGTATCTTTTCAAACTTCTGTTGCATAACTTAACGCTATATATTATTTCGTCCCACTTTTCACGCACTAATAAATCCCGTATCTTTTCAAACTTCTGTTGCATAACTTAACGCTATATATTATATAGACACAAAAGTTTAAAAAACGTGCAAAAGGAAACGAAAAAATATAAATTTATTTGAGTAATATTTCTATTCGCTGTCTATCCATTTCCCGAAACGCCCCTGACATATCAGAATAAACAAACTCAACCCCAATGCCGCTGTCAACTTCCGCCGGAGGATTTCCTTTCCCCGGCGCAATTGGCTGCGCACGGTTTCTTCTGTGATATCCAACTGACGGGCAATGTCGCGGTTGTCCGCTCCATCCAATTTCAAGATAAAGATGTCACGACAACGGGCGGGCAAACGGCGGACGGCGTCATAAAGTTCGCGATATACTTCCTCCTCCATCATCCGACCGACAAAATCATCTTCTTTCAGCATATCCTGATCCTCTATCGGAATCCCGCGCCGGTCGCGCAAGTAATTCAACAGACGATTGTGTATTGAACGGTATAAATAAGTTGTAAACGAATGCATTTCTGCCAATTGCCGGCGTTGTTTCCACAGATAACAGAAGAACTCCTGAACAATATCTTCCGCGATCTCCCGTTCCTTGACAATACGACTGCTATAGACCACCAACGGAGCATAGTATTCCCGAAAAACAGCCGTATAGGCCTCCCTATCTCCTTGCGATAATCTTTGTATGACAGACGCGTCTATTTTCATACTTCCCAGTTCAACGCATATATTTTAAATTCAAGGCATACATCACGATAAAGATAACAGCAAAAATAGCAGAAAACAACATACCGGCAAGTACCATAAAATTAAAACCGGCAAAATAAGGCAGCACAAACAACATCAGGATTTGAGCCGCCGTATAGAAATAAAAACCGATACGGCGCAATTGAAACATCAGAATAGCTCCCAGCAAACTAATCACACTCAACACCAGGTTTATGACAGCAATCTCTTTAGCATGTACAAAAGTGGCCTGTAAACTCGCCATGGTCGAACTCAGGATATCGGAAAGCACGGCAGAATCGCCCCCCTGGTCCATACCGTTCAGCATGGAAGAATAATGTTCCATCTGCATCGATGAATCGGTCAATCCGGCTGTAAATACGGAAAATAAATTGGATAAAGTTCCCCAACCACTACCGATAAAGGTAAGAATACACAATACCAATAAAAAAGTCGGGCGCTGAAACTGGTTCTGCTGTTCTTCAAAAGGATTTTCCATGTTTTTCAATTCTG
Coding sequences within it:
- a CDS encoding FecR family protein is translated as MQQKFEKIRDLLVREKWDELTADERQMLEEWRQEEESHEQLYRRLAEPGALRRHFDELAAVDTERALAYNRKLLQRYALRRVVRWSLPYAAVVAIVAGVWLLFPRTESQPRVTETIEKIEPGIRRAELVLADGSAVELLPDMQKTLESEQEKVVIAGNTVDYTGSDENSMPVSQHLIRTPCGGEYSLTLADGTKVWLNAMSELKYPTRFNGNTRCVELKGEAFFEVKPDAQRPFYVKIDNYEVKVLGTSFNVKAYDDDDSWATTLCIGKVEMTDVHTRESIELLPGRQAVCDRQTGNVEVKEVDTELFTAWIRGEFRFDNTSVEEIFTILQRWYHIDVFYTNDAVRREVFTGKLPRFENLQVILDLMENVSPLHFERKGNTIFIQ
- a CDS encoding RNA polymerase sigma factor; translation: MKIDASVIQRLSQGDREAYTAVFREYYAPLVVYSSRIVKEREIAEDIVQEFFCYLWKQRRQLAEMHSFTTYLYRSIHNRLLNYLRDRRGIPIEDQDMLKEDDFVGRMMEEEVYRELYDAVRRLPARCRDIFILKLDGADNRDIARQLDITEETVRSQLRRGKEILRRKLTAALGLSLFILICQGRFGKWIDSE